From Myxococcales bacterium, a single genomic window includes:
- a CDS encoding AAA family ATPase yields the protein MNQHTPTHRVGPEDGRQDVSSAVTRVPPHDLDAEAVVLSACLAASENVAKVRSIIEPTQFYSEANQWIFRAVCSVADAGDAVTLASVAGWLLSQTTADGSRLRQVGGSQYLALIADEVPAVLHVERHAAHLRDLADFRYAAQIGQELAVAAYASDKGEVARLREAVARSTASVLRSLTPAQVVARWHAEGPLVRLSTGIAELDEATRGGLPVPWRTVIVGAPSAGKTFIAVAIADHLARNLAAQGVTVGILAVDEDPDDMTVRLAQIAGFTVAQAELRAPETLRAIEAALAPLAIYLYDASYTIESAAEALAAHVASQQRGHGCLFVDSIQAASSVGARRAKAPREVVEANMQAVRGASTRHRMLVVATSEANRASYRDEDASLSTNDLAAGAESRAIEFGAQTLLVVRTPKDHRDLVHVRIAKNRRAHVGEFWLRLDRDSHSLSACREPSRDPAVAEREATRKREAARRLVEDDAWALADVVRQSPGRGERELRAAVRAMGHTWGRERLDAAQGLLVEGLGGVHLVNRGGPSSHRWFIEEGAGVAEGDDG from the coding sequence TTGAATCAGCACACACCCACACACCGAGTCGGACCGGAAGACGGTCGTCAGGATGTCTCGAGCGCGGTCACTCGTGTCCCACCCCACGACCTGGACGCCGAGGCGGTGGTGCTGTCCGCGTGCCTTGCGGCCTCCGAGAATGTCGCGAAGGTGCGCTCCATCATCGAGCCGACGCAGTTCTACTCCGAAGCAAACCAGTGGATTTTTCGTGCGGTTTGTTCGGTCGCAGACGCTGGAGATGCAGTCACTCTGGCATCGGTCGCTGGTTGGCTGCTCAGCCAGACCACCGCCGATGGAAGTCGTCTCAGGCAGGTTGGCGGGTCGCAATACCTTGCGCTGATCGCTGACGAAGTCCCAGCGGTTCTGCATGTCGAGCGTCATGCTGCACACTTGCGAGACCTCGCAGATTTCAGGTACGCAGCCCAAATCGGCCAAGAACTTGCGGTGGCTGCGTACGCGAGCGACAAGGGCGAAGTTGCCCGACTGCGCGAGGCGGTCGCACGATCGACAGCCAGTGTTCTCCGGTCGTTGACGCCTGCCCAGGTTGTCGCCCGCTGGCACGCGGAAGGCCCGCTCGTGCGTCTGTCGACCGGCATCGCGGAGCTGGACGAGGCGACGCGCGGCGGATTGCCGGTGCCCTGGCGAACCGTCATCGTCGGTGCCCCGAGCGCCGGGAAGACCTTCATAGCAGTGGCGATCGCAGACCATCTAGCGCGCAATCTCGCCGCGCAAGGTGTGACGGTTGGAATCCTCGCCGTGGATGAAGATCCGGACGACATGACCGTACGCCTAGCTCAGATAGCCGGGTTCACCGTGGCGCAGGCCGAACTCCGTGCTCCGGAGACGCTCCGCGCAATCGAGGCTGCACTCGCGCCCTTGGCGATCTATCTGTATGACGCTTCGTACACGATCGAATCCGCCGCAGAAGCGCTGGCTGCCCATGTCGCATCGCAGCAGCGCGGACATGGCTGTCTGTTTGTCGACTCGATTCAGGCCGCATCATCCGTCGGTGCGCGCAGGGCCAAGGCGCCGCGCGAGGTCGTAGAGGCAAACATGCAGGCCGTGCGCGGCGCGTCGACGCGACACCGTATGCTCGTGGTCGCCACGAGCGAGGCGAACCGCGCGAGCTACCGGGACGAGGATGCGTCCCTGTCCACAAATGATCTGGCGGCTGGAGCCGAGTCCCGCGCCATCGAGTTCGGCGCGCAGACCCTCTTGGTGGTGCGCACGCCGAAGGACCACCGGGATCTGGTTCACGTCCGCATCGCCAAGAACCGCCGGGCACATGTTGGAGAGTTCTGGCTTCGGCTCGACAGAGACAGTCACAGCCTCTCGGCGTGCCGTGAACCGAGCAGGGACCCTGCGGTGGCTGAGCGCGAGGCAACCCGGAAGCGCGAAGCAGCGCGTCGCTTGGTCGAAGATGATGCATGGGCGCTCGCTGACGTGGTTCGACAGAGTCCCGGGCGCGGAGAACGGGAACTCCGCGCCGCCGTCCGGGCAATGGGTCACACGTGGGGGCGCGAGCGACTCGACGCGGCTCAGGGTCTGCTGGTCGAAGGTTTGGGCGGTGTTCACCTGGTCAATCGTGGCGGGCCTAGCAGTCACAGATGGTTCATCGAGGAGGGTGCTGGGGTCGCGGAGGGAGACGATGGCTGA
- a CDS encoding DUF3883 domain-containing protein: MGANPMKLEQLQKGARVRGLAVDGVATVKSIEFHGANAAEVIFTDAQGGLHTRIVSREDEPSLDLVESVRAWSFDADGDLFRLVSEARRIELAWLFDPYVAITCSTIEPLPHQISAVYEEMLPRQPMRFLLADDPGAGKTIMAGLLIKELMIRGDLERCLIVSPGSLTEQWQDELSEKFGLEFDILTRDMIAAARTANPFESKNLLIARLDQLSRNEDVQERLKAAPEWDLVVCDEAHRMSGHVFGDEIKYTKRYLLGEVLGEHTRNLLLMTATPHNGNEEDFNIFLALLDGDRFVGRFREGEHTGDPSDLMRRMVKEDLLRFDGSKLFPERKSYTAQYELSSEEAHLYAEVTEYVRTEMNRAERFADKEAARKVNVGFALMTLQRRLASSPEAIFRSIQRRRERLEARIREEKLLLRGQEAGGLSTRDGAPQLDEEDIDELYDEAPQEEREDIEQKVVDHATAARTVEELQAEILRLKDLEGVAKAVNTSGEDTKWQELSRILDDPLMVDEHGHRRKLVVFTEFKDTLLYLARRIRTRLGRPEAVVEIHGAVSREDRRRVVEAFMNDPTVLVLVANDAAGEGVNLQRAHLMVNYDLPWNPNRLEQRFGRIHRIGQKEVCHLWNLVAKETREGDVYIRLLTKLEAERDALGGKVFDVLGQLFDKKPLRELLMEAIRYGSDPARKADLLRQTDGAVDHQHIISVMERRALVHNEMDISKVMSIREDMERAYAKRLQPHFIQSFFAEAFRRLGGQMHRREEGRFEITHVPAKVRERDRVVGTGAPVQLRYERVTFDKKYVDEQPRAHLVCPGSPLLEATISCTLDEHVDLLKRGAILVDDGDEGIVPRMLFTLEHTLQDGRKGRHGTYNVISQRLEFVEASADGSFRHAGAAPYLDYRGATEAERVALGAEVESAWLNQEWEALVMSFAIQTVAPRHYEEVKRHRLPLVAKIEAEVKSRLMKEIRFWDARAEELRAKERAGKKTKLPAQVAEDRANRLGDRLKARMLQLSAERTFLSQPPVIKGGALVVPRGLLAKLDVGGAAQPVESDADRELTERLAMEAVLAAERALGRITTDRSAERGLGYDIESKESKESHLFFVEVKGRLAHADSVTLTRNEILCALNAPERFRLAIVLIENGVARPPVYVTHFDFGQPGFAQTNATYSLKHLLDCGGPPR; encoded by the coding sequence ATCGGGGCCAACCCGATGAAGCTGGAGCAACTCCAGAAGGGCGCCCGCGTCCGTGGCCTCGCCGTCGACGGCGTCGCCACAGTGAAGTCGATCGAGTTCCACGGGGCGAACGCGGCGGAGGTCATCTTCACCGACGCCCAGGGCGGGCTCCACACCCGCATCGTCTCGAGAGAGGATGAACCCTCCCTCGATCTCGTCGAGTCCGTCCGCGCTTGGTCCTTCGACGCCGATGGCGACCTGTTCCGCCTCGTCTCGGAGGCCCGCCGCATCGAGCTGGCCTGGCTCTTCGATCCCTACGTCGCGATCACCTGCTCGACCATCGAGCCGTTGCCGCACCAGATCAGCGCCGTGTACGAGGAGATGCTTCCGCGGCAGCCCATGCGCTTCTTGCTCGCGGACGACCCCGGCGCTGGCAAGACCATCATGGCGGGTTTGCTCATCAAGGAGTTGATGATCCGCGGCGACCTGGAGCGCTGCCTGATTGTATCGCCGGGGAGCCTGACGGAGCAGTGGCAGGACGAGCTTTCCGAGAAGTTCGGCTTGGAGTTCGACATCCTCACGCGTGACATGATCGCGGCCGCGCGAACGGCGAACCCCTTCGAGTCCAAGAACCTCCTGATCGCGCGACTCGACCAGCTGAGTCGAAACGAAGACGTTCAAGAACGCCTCAAAGCTGCGCCTGAGTGGGACCTCGTGGTGTGCGACGAGGCGCACCGGATGAGCGGGCACGTCTTCGGCGACGAGATCAAGTACACGAAGCGGTACCTGCTCGGGGAGGTCCTCGGCGAACACACGCGCAATCTGCTCTTGATGACCGCCACACCGCACAACGGCAACGAAGAGGACTTCAACATCTTCCTCGCACTGCTCGATGGCGACCGGTTCGTAGGCCGGTTCCGCGAGGGAGAGCACACCGGCGATCCTTCCGATCTGATGCGACGGATGGTGAAGGAAGACCTCCTTCGCTTCGACGGGTCGAAGCTCTTCCCGGAACGCAAGTCGTACACCGCGCAGTACGAGCTATCGTCCGAGGAAGCCCACCTCTATGCCGAGGTCACCGAGTACGTCCGAACCGAGATGAACCGGGCGGAGCGCTTCGCCGACAAGGAAGCCGCCCGCAAGGTCAACGTCGGCTTCGCGCTCATGACGCTTCAGCGGCGTCTGGCATCTTCACCCGAGGCCATCTTTCGCTCGATCCAACGTCGTCGCGAGCGGCTCGAGGCGCGCATCCGCGAGGAGAAGCTCCTCCTGCGGGGCCAGGAGGCGGGCGGCTTGTCGACACGTGATGGGGCCCCGCAGCTCGACGAGGAGGACATCGACGAACTGTACGACGAGGCCCCGCAGGAAGAGCGCGAGGACATCGAGCAGAAGGTCGTCGATCACGCGACGGCAGCTCGAACGGTCGAGGAGCTTCAGGCCGAGATCCTTCGCTTGAAAGACCTCGAAGGCGTCGCCAAGGCCGTCAACACGTCGGGCGAGGACACCAAGTGGCAGGAGTTGAGCCGCATCCTCGACGACCCGCTGATGGTGGACGAACACGGGCACCGACGGAAGCTCGTCGTCTTCACCGAGTTCAAGGACACGTTGCTCTATCTGGCTCGCCGGATCCGGACGCGCCTCGGCAGACCAGAGGCCGTCGTGGAGATCCACGGTGCAGTGAGCCGAGAAGACCGTCGTAGGGTCGTCGAAGCGTTCATGAACGACCCCACCGTGCTGGTGCTGGTCGCCAACGATGCTGCCGGGGAAGGCGTGAACCTCCAGCGGGCTCACCTGATGGTGAACTACGACCTCCCGTGGAACCCCAACCGCCTCGAACAGCGCTTCGGTCGCATCCATCGCATCGGTCAGAAGGAGGTCTGCCACCTCTGGAACTTGGTCGCGAAGGAGACACGGGAGGGTGATGTCTACATCCGGCTTCTGACCAAGTTGGAGGCTGAGCGTGATGCCCTCGGCGGCAAGGTCTTCGACGTGCTCGGGCAGCTCTTCGACAAGAAGCCGCTACGCGAGCTGCTGATGGAGGCGATCCGCTACGGCTCCGACCCCGCTCGAAAGGCGGACCTCCTACGCCAGACCGACGGCGCAGTCGATCACCAGCACATTATCTCCGTGATGGAACGGCGGGCGCTCGTCCACAACGAGATGGACATCTCCAAGGTGATGTCGATCCGCGAGGACATGGAGCGCGCCTACGCCAAGCGGCTCCAGCCGCACTTCATCCAGAGCTTCTTTGCGGAGGCCTTCCGACGGCTCGGGGGTCAGATGCACCGACGCGAGGAGGGGCGCTTCGAGATCACCCACGTGCCGGCCAAGGTTCGGGAGAGGGACCGCGTGGTCGGCACAGGGGCTCCGGTACAGCTCCGCTACGAGCGCGTGACCTTCGACAAGAAGTACGTGGATGAGCAGCCTCGCGCCCATCTCGTCTGTCCCGGCAGTCCCCTACTCGAAGCGACGATCTCCTGCACCCTGGATGAGCATGTCGATCTGTTGAAGCGGGGAGCGATCCTCGTCGACGACGGTGACGAGGGCATCGTCCCTCGTATGCTGTTTACGCTCGAGCACACTCTCCAAGACGGCCGGAAGGGTCGGCACGGGACGTACAACGTGATTTCCCAGCGCTTGGAGTTCGTCGAGGCATCAGCGGACGGCAGCTTCCGCCACGCGGGTGCCGCCCCGTACCTCGACTATCGGGGGGCCACGGAGGCAGAGCGCGTCGCTTTGGGCGCCGAGGTCGAGAGCGCCTGGCTCAACCAGGAGTGGGAAGCCCTCGTCATGAGCTTCGCGATCCAGACCGTCGCACCCCGTCACTACGAAGAGGTCAAACGGCACCGGCTCCCACTCGTCGCGAAAATTGAGGCTGAGGTGAAGTCGCGTCTGATGAAGGAGATACGCTTCTGGGACGCGCGAGCCGAGGAGTTGAGGGCGAAGGAGCGTGCCGGCAAAAAGACCAAGCTGCCCGCACAGGTCGCCGAGGACCGAGCCAACCGCCTCGGTGATCGTCTCAAGGCACGGATGCTTCAGCTCTCAGCGGAGCGGACGTTCCTCTCGCAACCGCCGGTGATCAAGGGCGGTGCCCTCGTCGTTCCCCGAGGTCTACTCGCGAAGCTGGACGTCGGCGGAGCGGCGCAGCCCGTCGAATCCGACGCGGACCGGGAGCTGACGGAGCGGCTTGCCATGGAAGCCGTGCTCGCTGCTGAACGCGCTCTCGGGCGCATCACTACGGACCGAAGCGCCGAGCGCGGGCTCGGCTACGACATCGAGTCCAAGGAGTCGAAGGAGAGCCACCTCTTCTTCGTCGAAGTCAAAGGGCGCCTGGCGCACGCGGACTCCGTGACCCTCACCCGCAACGAGATCCTCTGCGCTCTGAACGCACCCGAAAGGTTCCGGCTTGCCATCGTGCTGATCGAGAACGGTGTCGCTCGTCCGCCCGTCTACGTGACCCACTTCGACTTCGGCCAGCCGGGGTTCGCGCAGACAAACGCGACGTACTCGTTGAAGCACCTCCTAGACTGCGGGGGCCCGCCGCGATGA
- a CDS encoding helix-turn-helix domain-containing protein → MAPVALAPVLTVEELAGLLRVERKTAYSAINAGEIPGVRRIRGAIRVHRDTVLAWLAEGQARVPRPRRKP, encoded by the coding sequence ATGGCGCCCGTGGCACTCGCTCCGGTCCTCACCGTCGAGGAACTAGCAGGGCTGCTGCGTGTCGAGCGGAAAACAGCCTACAGCGCCATCAACGCTGGAGAAATCCCCGGGGTTCGCAGAATCCGAGGCGCCATCCGCGTCCACCGGGACACAGTGCTAGCCTGGCTGGCTGAAGGCCAAGCCCGCGTCCCGCGCCCACGGAGGAAACCGTGA
- a CDS encoding helix-turn-helix transcriptional regulator — protein MTKAPERRLEHVLARRIRELAAERDKPVSHFADRAGIARSHMWAVLNAERSATLALVQRLADALEVDPLELLRGEPARLRARRTRTKR, from the coding sequence GTGACGAAGGCGCCTGAACGTCGACTGGAGCACGTTCTTGCCCGGCGCATCCGGGAGCTGGCTGCGGAGCGGGACAAGCCGGTAAGCCACTTCGCCGATCGTGCCGGCATCGCCCGCTCGCACATGTGGGCTGTGCTGAACGCTGAGCGCTCCGCAACGCTGGCGCTCGTGCAGCGTTTGGCCGATGCGCTGGAGGTCGACCCACTAGAGTTGCTCCGCGGGGAGCCGGCAAGGCTCCGTGCGCGGCGCACTCGCACGAAGCGCTAG
- a CDS encoding site-specific integrase — translation MRQFWIVDINFDHPDGRQERVRKVSPLQSKRGAEQYERQLRQALLDGTYGGEEAEPAPKLKDFESDFISKYCEANKQKPSGIDTKQAVLRNHLIPLFGDRRLDSFSAADEDQLKARFKGSSASTYNNSASVLNVVLKAAQRWGKITHVPHRFQLLKREKSRPKFYDFDEFEWLVEAAGKCDARIELLVLLGGEAGLRRGEIIALERADVDLRRGLITVERSEWKGKVTATKGMKYRVVPMTKRLQQALAAHRHLRGPRVLYTDAGETVTAKVLQKWMARAQQRAGLRATGALHIMRHTFCSHLAMRGATAISIQQLAGHENMQTTLGYMHLAKGETERAIRLLDDRSAALANGNMAATEGDVSVK, via the coding sequence GTGAGGCAGTTCTGGATCGTGGACATCAATTTTGACCACCCCGACGGTCGGCAGGAGCGAGTCCGCAAGGTCTCGCCCCTGCAGAGCAAGCGCGGCGCGGAGCAGTACGAGAGGCAGCTCCGTCAGGCGCTGCTCGACGGCACGTACGGGGGAGAGGAGGCCGAACCGGCGCCGAAGCTGAAGGACTTCGAGAGCGACTTCATCTCGAAATACTGCGAGGCGAACAAGCAGAAGCCCAGCGGCATCGACACCAAGCAAGCCGTTCTTCGCAACCACCTAATTCCGCTGTTCGGCGACCGTCGGCTCGACAGCTTCTCCGCGGCCGACGAGGACCAGCTCAAGGCGCGGTTCAAGGGGAGTTCGGCATCGACCTACAACAACTCGGCCTCGGTGCTGAACGTCGTCCTCAAGGCGGCGCAGCGGTGGGGCAAGATCACCCACGTCCCTCACCGCTTTCAGCTCTTGAAGAGGGAGAAGAGCCGGCCGAAGTTCTACGACTTCGATGAGTTTGAGTGGCTTGTTGAGGCCGCCGGCAAGTGCGATGCTCGCATCGAACTTCTGGTTCTCCTGGGCGGCGAGGCGGGGCTGCGACGCGGCGAGATCATCGCTCTGGAGCGGGCTGACGTGGACCTTCGGCGGGGGCTGATCACCGTCGAGAGGTCCGAGTGGAAGGGAAAGGTGACCGCCACCAAGGGCATGAAGTACCGCGTCGTCCCCATGACGAAGCGGCTGCAGCAGGCCTTGGCAGCCCACCGGCACCTTCGGGGACCGCGGGTGCTCTACACCGATGCCGGCGAGACCGTTACCGCCAAGGTCTTGCAGAAGTGGATGGCCCGCGCTCAGCAGCGAGCCGGGCTCCGGGCGACCGGGGCGCTCCACATCATGCGGCACACATTCTGCAGCCACCTGGCCATGCGCGGGGCCACGGCGATCAGCATCCAGCAGCTCGCCGGGCACGAGAACATGCAGACGACCTTGGGCTACATGCACCTGGCCAAAGGCGAGACCGAGCGGGCCATCCGGCTCTTGGATGACCGCTCGGCCGCGCTCGCCAACGGCAACATGGCGGCAACAGAAGGAGACGTTTCTGTGAAGTAG
- a CDS encoding DUF1156 domain-containing protein — MSTYRKKLIEVSLPLEAINAASAKEKSIRHGHPSTLHLWWARRPLAAARAVLFAQLVDDPSSWPELFPTEEAQNHERQRLFRLIEQLVTWENSNRDDVLAAVRREIARSHARASSSPKAKLVLSDASGPSVVNDYLATEVPPVHDPFAGGGTIPLEAQRLGLRAIASDLNPVAVMINKALIEIPARFAGMPPINPGSRATRTPGSWRAAEGLAEDVRHYGAWLRDEAKKKIGHLYPEVKLPKEHGGGQATVIAWLWARTVPSPNPAFSSVHVPLVSTYWLSTKAGKKAWLRPVVNKGGQPWHFEIGLGDPPDPSAVAAGTKEGRGDFTCLMSGAPIPASYVREMGQAGRMGARLLAVVADAPGGRVYLPPTPEAERLAADVPVPDDAPGTELPAQALGFRVQAYGLRRHRDLFTPRQLLALTTLSQLVSAARDRVLRDLADADPRDPSYADAIATYLGFSVSKATTRNCALALWEVGMGRLAGALGRQALTMIMTYAETNPLAGAGGDFYGTTVSVAEVLDAWASGPVGLVEQANAADAERHRDRATVVSTDPPYYDNIGYADLSDWFYAWLRPSIGRLYPEYFRTVLTPKEQELVAEPGRFGGDPRAAAAHFEHGLSVFFRALHDAPATDAPLTIYYAFKQQEVTSGEGTDQTAVSSGWEKMLSALVEAGFEIGGTWPMRTEQSSGLREEKRNALASSIVLVCRVRATSGTAATRGEFRRLLRKELPDALRKLQQGNIAPVDVAQASIGPGMAIFSRHKQVLEADGSPMSVRGALQLINEVLDEYLASGEGDFDADTRFAITWYEQHGWAAGPFGEAETLAKARNVSVGGVVEAGICHSGAGKVRILKRHEMRPLDYDPATDERPTVWEFTQHMIRLLEQEGEEAAGRLLKKLGSASDATRELAYRLYNTCERKKWAEDARSYNGLILAWTELEKLAAKVGNEPAPATPSKPGRKSVKAKTAAKGQTRLFEGDDDG; from the coding sequence ATGAGCACGTACCGGAAGAAGCTGATCGAGGTCTCCCTGCCGCTGGAAGCGATCAACGCGGCGTCGGCAAAGGAGAAGTCGATTAGACACGGCCACCCATCGACCCTCCACCTGTGGTGGGCGCGACGGCCACTGGCGGCAGCGCGGGCCGTGCTGTTCGCGCAGCTCGTCGACGACCCTTCCTCGTGGCCGGAGTTGTTCCCGACCGAGGAGGCTCAGAACCACGAACGCCAGCGACTCTTCCGCCTGATCGAGCAGCTCGTGACTTGGGAGAACTCGAACAGAGACGATGTTCTCGCCGCCGTGAGGAGGGAAATCGCGCGGAGTCACGCCAGAGCGTCCTCCTCACCAAAGGCGAAGCTGGTGCTGTCGGACGCGTCGGGACCTTCGGTCGTCAACGACTATCTCGCCACCGAGGTGCCGCCAGTGCATGACCCCTTCGCTGGCGGCGGCACGATACCGCTCGAGGCGCAGCGACTCGGCCTGCGCGCAATCGCGAGCGATTTGAATCCCGTCGCGGTGATGATCAACAAGGCGCTCATTGAGATCCCGGCGCGCTTCGCTGGAATGCCGCCGATCAACCCTGGGTCGCGAGCAACACGAACACCTGGGAGTTGGCGGGCCGCCGAAGGACTCGCCGAAGACGTGCGGCATTACGGCGCGTGGCTTCGCGATGAGGCGAAGAAGAAGATCGGTCACCTCTACCCCGAGGTGAAGCTGCCGAAGGAGCACGGAGGCGGACAGGCCACCGTCATTGCATGGCTATGGGCCCGCACTGTTCCGAGCCCAAACCCCGCGTTTTCTTCAGTGCATGTGCCGCTTGTCTCCACCTACTGGTTGTCCACGAAGGCAGGCAAGAAGGCCTGGCTTCGCCCGGTGGTGAATAAAGGCGGTCAGCCTTGGCACTTTGAAATCGGCTTGGGCGACCCCCCCGACCCGAGCGCGGTCGCGGCCGGCACGAAGGAAGGTCGCGGTGACTTCACCTGCCTGATGAGTGGGGCTCCTATTCCAGCGTCCTATGTTCGTGAAATGGGGCAGGCAGGCCGGATGGGGGCTCGACTGCTCGCCGTCGTTGCCGATGCCCCGGGTGGTCGAGTGTATCTCCCCCCCACCCCCGAGGCAGAGCGCCTGGCCGCCGATGTTCCAGTTCCCGACGATGCACCCGGGACGGAGCTACCTGCTCAGGCTCTGGGTTTTCGCGTGCAGGCGTACGGCTTGCGGCGTCACAGGGACCTGTTCACGCCGCGCCAACTCTTGGCACTCACGACACTGTCTCAGCTCGTGAGCGCCGCCCGCGATCGAGTTCTTCGAGACTTGGCGGATGCCGATCCCAGAGACCCTTCCTACGCTGACGCGATCGCGACCTACCTCGGCTTTTCCGTCAGCAAGGCAACCACGAGAAACTGCGCTCTGGCGCTTTGGGAAGTAGGGATGGGCAGGCTTGCCGGCGCCCTTGGTCGTCAGGCGCTCACGATGATCATGACGTATGCGGAAACGAATCCGCTGGCTGGCGCAGGAGGGGACTTCTACGGCACCACGGTTTCGGTTGCCGAGGTTCTCGACGCCTGGGCCTCCGGGCCCGTCGGACTGGTTGAGCAGGCGAATGCCGCTGATGCTGAAAGGCACCGCGACCGCGCAACCGTTGTGAGCACCGATCCCCCGTACTACGACAACATTGGCTACGCGGATTTGTCGGATTGGTTCTATGCCTGGCTTCGACCCAGCATCGGCCGGCTCTACCCTGAGTACTTTCGGACCGTACTCACTCCGAAAGAGCAGGAACTCGTGGCCGAACCAGGAAGGTTCGGTGGAGATCCGCGTGCAGCCGCAGCACACTTCGAGCATGGCCTCAGCGTCTTCTTCCGGGCACTGCACGACGCGCCTGCCACAGACGCTCCGCTAACGATCTACTACGCATTCAAGCAACAAGAGGTCACCTCGGGGGAAGGGACTGACCAGACCGCAGTGTCCTCGGGTTGGGAAAAGATGCTTTCAGCACTCGTGGAGGCGGGGTTCGAGATCGGGGGAACCTGGCCCATGCGAACGGAGCAGTCGAGCGGCCTTCGCGAGGAGAAGCGGAATGCGTTGGCCTCCTCCATTGTCCTGGTTTGCCGCGTTCGAGCCACCAGCGGGACGGCGGCAACTCGGGGAGAGTTTCGGAGACTGCTACGAAAGGAACTGCCCGACGCCCTGAGGAAGCTCCAGCAGGGAAACATCGCACCCGTGGACGTGGCGCAGGCGTCTATCGGCCCGGGCATGGCGATCTTCTCTCGTCACAAGCAGGTCCTCGAAGCGGACGGCTCGCCGATGAGCGTTCGTGGGGCTCTGCAGCTGATCAACGAGGTGCTCGACGAGTACCTCGCATCGGGCGAGGGCGACTTCGACGCCGACACCAGGTTCGCCATCACCTGGTACGAGCAGCACGGCTGGGCCGCAGGGCCGTTCGGCGAAGCGGAGACCCTCGCCAAGGCCCGGAACGTCTCCGTGGGCGGTGTCGTCGAAGCCGGCATCTGTCACAGCGGAGCCGGCAAGGTCCGGATCCTCAAACGGCACGAGATGCGACCGCTCGACTACGACCCCGCCACCGACGAACGTCCGACGGTCTGGGAGTTCACCCAGCACATGATTCGCTTGCTCGAACAGGAGGGCGAAGAGGCAGCGGGTCGCCTGCTGAAGAAGCTCGGCTCCGCCTCGGATGCGACCCGCGAGCTGGCCTACCGCCTCTACAACACCTGCGAGCGGAAGAAGTGGGCGGAGGACGCCCGTTCGTACAACGGGTTGATCCTAGCGTGGACTGAACTGGAGAAGCTCGCGGCGAAGGTGGGGAATGAACCGGCGCCTGCCACTCCAAGCAAGCCCGGCAGGAAGAGCGTGAAGGCGAAGACGGCGGCCAAGGGCCAGACTCGACTCTTTGAAGGGGACGACGACGGATGA